One region of Nitrospinaceae bacterium genomic DNA includes:
- the rocD gene encoding ornithine aminotransferase: MKTKDYIRLENQYGAKNYKPLDVVLNRGEGIWVWDVNGKKYMDCLSSYSAVNQGHCHPRILAALTKQAENLTLVSRAFRNDQLGPFYEEICRRTQSHSVLPMNSGAEAVESAIKAVRKWGYEMKKVAPDKAEIIVCENNFHGRTLTIISFSSEPAYKDGYAPFTPGFKIIPFGDAESLEKAITPNTVAFLVEPIQGEGGVIVPPPGYLKAVREICTRHDVILILDEIQTGLGRTGKLFAEEHEGIQSDLTLVGKALSGGFYPVSAVLSNKEVLGVFKPGDHGSTFGGNPLGCAVAREALKILFEEKMIENSAVQGEYFQKKLKEIRSPHVKEVRGKGLLIGVELKPEAGGARKFCETLLEKGLLCKETHENVIRFAPPLIIQKNEIDWALERIEGVLALP, from the coding sequence ATGAAAACAAAAGATTATATCCGACTGGAGAACCAATACGGAGCTAAGAATTACAAGCCGCTGGACGTGGTCCTCAACCGCGGCGAAGGCATCTGGGTCTGGGACGTGAACGGCAAAAAATACATGGATTGCCTGTCCTCCTATTCCGCCGTCAACCAGGGCCATTGCCACCCCAGAATCCTCGCGGCGCTCACGAAACAGGCGGAAAACCTGACCCTTGTCTCCAGAGCCTTCAGAAACGACCAGCTGGGGCCGTTTTATGAAGAAATCTGCCGGCGGACGCAATCCCACAGCGTTTTGCCCATGAACAGCGGCGCGGAAGCCGTGGAATCCGCCATCAAAGCCGTGCGCAAATGGGGCTATGAGATGAAAAAAGTCGCCCCGGACAAAGCCGAGATCATCGTCTGCGAGAACAACTTTCACGGCAGAACCCTGACCATTATCAGCTTCAGCAGTGAACCCGCCTATAAAGACGGATACGCCCCGTTCACCCCCGGATTCAAAATCATCCCTTTCGGAGACGCAGAATCCCTGGAAAAAGCCATTACCCCGAACACCGTGGCGTTTCTGGTGGAGCCCATTCAAGGCGAAGGCGGAGTCATCGTGCCGCCGCCGGGCTACTTGAAAGCCGTCCGCGAAATCTGCACCAGGCACGACGTGATTCTCATCCTCGACGAGATCCAGACCGGGCTGGGCCGAACGGGCAAACTGTTCGCCGAAGAGCACGAAGGCATCCAATCCGACCTCACCCTGGTGGGCAAAGCCCTATCGGGCGGATTTTATCCGGTCTCCGCCGTGCTGTCGAATAAGGAAGTATTGGGCGTGTTCAAGCCCGGCGATCATGGCAGCACCTTTGGCGGCAATCCGCTGGGCTGTGCCGTGGCCCGAGAAGCCCTTAAAATTTTGTTCGAAGAAAAGATGATCGAAAACTCCGCCGTGCAGGGGGAATATTTTCAAAAGAAGCTGAAGGAGATCCGGTCGCCGCATGTCAAAGAGGTGCGCGGCAAAGGATTATTGATCGGCGTGGAACTGAAACCCGAAGCCGGAGGCGCGAGGAAGTTCTGCGAAACCCTGCTTGAGAAAGGCCTGCTGTGCAAAGAAACCCACGAAAACGTCATCCGCTTCGCCCCTCCCCTGATCATCCAGAAAAACGAGATCGACTGGGCCCTGGAAAGAATTGAGGGGGTTTTGGCTTTACCATAA